The window CGTATCATTCCTACACATATTATATCTTCCGTCGATAAAACCAACGACGTtagaataaataatattaaatattttactttcttaactataaaaaatttaatataaattaaatattaaattagtCAACTGCTTATCAAAGAACGGTAGTACGTGACATGCACAGTCTTTTTCTTAGTTCTTTCGTTATATATTTCAAGTCAGTCCCTTGATGTGAGCCTCAGGTTGCATCCCAAAAATATTTTCCTGTTAGCAGTTTGAACATCAAATCTGCAGACAAAGCTCACACGATAACATGAAAAACTCTAGAGGAGTTCAGCAAATTATAAAgcatttatttaaatatttaaaataaaagttTGTAATCAGAATTGACTGAATTCAATCAGAATGTAAATAAGTTAATATAGCATGGCCTTGTGACAAGAAGACATGTTTAAAGAGTAACTGTTGACCTCATCCACAATGGCCTAAAAAAAAACCATAACAAGTTCCTCAAGCACATAAACAGTACAGATATCGAAGAGATGGCAGATACTCATTTGGGCTTGTCAAAAGCAGCTATATTTTGAGGCTCACATTCCGGACTAAAAAGGCGGACAAGTAAAGCGGAAGTGGAGCTTACTGATATTGCTCCGCATGAAGCCCAGCGTAGACTCCGTGGGTTTGTTATCCTCGGACCTGCATCAGCACTACTGTAATTATTTCTCATGTTGAAAACGATTTAGACAAaacattttgatgatgaaagtgAGAACCAATTCTGACAGGAAAAAAATGGTTTATAATAATATGTACTATCTCaggaagaaaaaaatgaaatatagaACCTTCTTCAGCTCTTGTCCTTCTATTGGAATAAAAGAAACATGCTTTAGTAAATGTAAGAGTTTAGACACAAGGATCTAATAACAGTATGTTATAAACAAGTTTTGGTGCATTTTTAACGTGATATGAGCAAATAAGTCAGGGAAGCCTCGAGGGCTTGCATAGGCAACCGAGTGAGATGACAGAGGCAAGGTCCAAGCGTATCTAAAGGTGTGTTTGAGAACACATTTGATATGTGGATTGATGGTCCAATgcacattttaaattttaaatatgaattgttgacaattttttttcaaattgcaTTTGGCCGGAATACTGCATTACAAAGGCTTAAATGTTGATGCTATCTTAGGTTAGCATTAACATTTCCGCATTTGTGGGATACTAATGAAATTCTTTGAATTTCATATGATATATTATAACGTTCTCTAAAGTCATAAGATTGTCAATCATATAATGGAAACCCTAACCCTCatttcctctccccttctctcgAAACcaacatgaaattttatttacttatttccaaagattattttacattcatttatatGATTGTATTCTTCTATTTATTATATTTCTGGACcatacaattttttttataaggaAGGGTGAATTAACACCTGGGCAATGACGAATTCACACTCGAGCAAGGCGAGGCAAGGTCCAAGCACCTCTAAATTGTACGAGCAAGCAAATTCACACCTAGGTGAGGTGAAGTGagacgaggcccgagcacctctaaCTTGTTTAACTAGACAAATTCACACCCAGTAAAGGTGAGGCATAACAACGCCCGAGTGCCTCTAAATTGTTCAAACATACAAATTCATGCCCAGGCGAGGCAAGGGCCAAAAGCGTGCCCAGGCGAGATAAAGCCTGAGTGCCTCTAAATTGTTCAAACATGCGAATTCATGCTCAGGCGAGGCGAAGCAATGCAAGGACTGAGCGCCTCTCAATTGTTGGGCAAGCGAACTCACACCTGGGTCCCGGTAAAGGCAAGGCAAGGCAAGGCACAAACACCTCTAAATTGTTCGGGCAAGCGAATTCAATTGGGCGCTGCTTAGGGGTGCCCAGTCCAAATCAATCTGATTGAGATTGAGTTGAACCCAAATTTATTGATTCGATTCAACCAAGATAACTTAACTTCCTCCAAACCCACCCCCTACTTGCCCTGCACAAACCCTAGCTTCCCAGCCCCTCGCCGCCGACTCTCCTCCCTGTCAATGATCAGTGGCCACCTTTCTCCCTTTACCAGCAATCGACATGCCCTGTGAAACCTCTTCCTCCCTTCCCAACAGCCACCGAATGGCACACGTACCCCTCCCTCTTCCCCCCTTCCCCTCTTCTCCCTTTCACAACCACCGGCACTACCCCCACCGCTGACTTAACGGACAAGTTAGGTTAGGAAATGCACTAGGTTGATGAACAAGAGGATATAAAGAGATGGTACCATAGTGGAGGCGACAGAGGACCCAGAAAGCAAGGGCCCCACCGACGCTGAAGATGCCTGCGGTGTGGCGCATCAGGCGGGTGCACGGCTTTGCGTCCGACCGCATCAGTTCCCCATCCGACCATCCCAGCGCCCGCCTCAGCGCCATCCTCCGGCTCCTTGCTCTCTGCCTCTCCCAAGAAGACCACAGCACAAAAGAAGAGCGAAGGAAATAAGACGATGACGTCCGTCGGAGTTGGCGGTGCCGGCAacaagaaaaggaggaggagacctCAACGAGGGTCGGATGGTTGGGTTGTGGGAGCGGCGACGGCGTACAGGGACGGAAGGGACGACGTGCCGAGAAGAAAAGCCCTACCGTCTCCTGACGCGGAGAAAAGGGATCGTAGTTATTAAACTCGAACCGGACCGATTAGTCGGACCGGTAAAACCCGCGAACCGGACGTCCATCTGCATCGGTTGGATGGCCATGATATTTATGGCTATCCTAACACGTTTATTTCAAAGCCACTACAATACTATTTTATAGCTCGTAGAGAATGTGATCTGATCAAGAAGTCTTAAGTTTGCATCTATATCAGACATTTGTGTTTTACAGATCATAAATGAGTTTGAAAAAACATGTGTACTGATGACTACAAAATTGATTCGACATCATCAAAATAACTAACCATGCTCAATGCAAGCAGCATGATACTTGGTCTTTATCTAAGTTATACACCACACTTCACCAAAgctaaaatatatctaaaatttaatattattatatatattttagaatatttttatgTTTAGTTATTAAAAAACTATGCAATAATCTTTCTTTAAAAGacagtaataaaaataaaattacaaaCCTTAAACTACTATTGTTTACTAATTAGGCTAGAAATTTCACTTGTCCAAATGAAGGTTGACGTTGAACAGGAAAATCATTGTACAATAAGGCTCCGGAAGATTACGAAATATACATATTGAATTTGATTCCAAGGCATTATCAACGAAAAGACTTGTCACCGTTGAAATGTTCTAAATTAAAACAAAGacattgtattttctattgaaaatACTTTTTGGAACCAATAAAATATCGCACTCATGCAAGGAAGGTCAAAGAATAACTACTTGGTACGTATCTCGGAGTAACAGTTCCCAGTTGTTGCTACGCTACAATGTTAAGAGttgatttctatatatatatactgaatgTTTCACAGCAACAACAAAATGTGTCTCAAAATTTGGGAGTTTTTGCAATGTGCTGAGCATCGCCAGTGCCATCACAGCATTTCATAAAGGAGTCTAAAGTTGCTTGCTTTTGAGGACTTTTGCTTGTTTGACTGGAAGACACTTCTAATGTATTTTCTTCACCATCGAGCATCTGatagcgaaaaaaaaaaaagcaccatCAGTAATTAAAAGAAGAATTGTGTGTGTTAAATGAAAGGCAACTATGCTTTCCTGAAGCAGCAATTTGAAAGAAACTCTCTCAGATAAAACAGTCAGGATGGTAGAAAAAAGGGAGGGTGTAAAGTTATTAAGTGTCTAATGAAACAATTAGATTTCTATTGAATACAAACCACAAATTTAAGTGCTAAGCTGAAAGGAATCAGAGTTATCTCTTACATACACAATTTCCACTACAGGAGGAAAAATATGAGAATCATGACTTTTGATTCATAAAAGTGGCAACAAGGCAGTAAAGATGTTTACTAGAATCCAATGTAGTGAAGGGTGCAACTGATAGTTTTTTGTAATATATTCTCACTCAATGTGTATTGACACCTGATGCAGAAGACTTGAAAATACTCTTCAATTTATAAATTAGGCAGCTCATTACCAAATCAGGATGAACAGAAACTTTATCCAATCATAAGAAATATAAATCATTATCTATATGGAGTATGTGAAATTTCCAgaaacacaacaaatgaagaggtAGGATTAAGCAGAACCTGGCTCAAAGTTTCCAATTTGCTTCGAACAACATCCCTGAACAGGACTGGCATTAGCAAAAACCATGGGTAACCCAAGAATTGAGATAATACTTACACTAAAGGCACAGACATACCAGATTATGTCATCAACAGTGTCATTTGAGAGAAGGTAATATATATTGACCGATGAAACCTAGCAAAGCAAAGGAAAAAATGAATCTTATAATACGTCAATGGTCAACATGAAATATAGTTTGTCTTGGTTAAAGTTGATTACTGCAGCAAATTATGCCCCAAATAGTGCTAAGTGCAGTCAAGCCTAGTACCTTGTGAGAGCAAAACAGAACTAcattatgatatttaaattttgatCATGCTCTACATAAGTGTTAACTGACATGAGATAGTACTATAATAAGTACACATGAGCTAAATTCATGGTGAATTGCTAAAGGGTACTCAAGTCATGAATACTTAATTAGATGAAAAACTAGCACCACACAGTAAACTGATAGAATCTCAATGTGGCCACAAACATAGTAAAGACGGATTCTTCCTTAAATTGTTTGTTTGATTCAGATAATTCAGCATAGTAGACTTTGCAGACATTGACAATGACATTTATTTGTTAATATGAAGTTATAGTATACAGTGATTGAGCAACCATCAATTTCCACCTTAACATAGAGAAAGTTCCATCTCAAGGCTCTATATATCCAGATACTAGTGCTCAAGAAAGCAAATGCTAAATAATCAACCCACCTTTGGCTTTTGTTGAACTAGTTCTTTAACCACTGGATACATTAAATTCAGATTATATCAAATTAAAAATAGAATAGGTTATATTTCTATTGCAATTAggatatttatttcttatttcaGTGAATTTAAATAAGAGGATATTGTAAATTTTACATTAGGGAGAATCTCGAAACTATTacttaaataattaaattt of the Musa acuminata AAA Group cultivar baxijiao chromosome BXJ3-2, Cavendish_Baxijiao_AAA, whole genome shotgun sequence genome contains:
- the LOC135584187 gene encoding uncharacterized protein LOC135584187 produces the protein MALRRALGWSDGELMRSDAKPCTRLMRHTAGIFSVGGALAFWVLCRLHYGPRITNPRSLRWASCGAISVSSTSALLVRLFSPECEPQNIAAFDKPK